Proteins encoded together in one Psychrobacter sanguinis window:
- a CDS encoding 3-hydroxyacyl-CoA dehydrogenase NAD-binding domain-containing protein, with amino-acid sequence MSTNSVNAINALNNFSAEADNGIITVTIDQSDRKMNVIGDGFNEAFATLTDAFISDEEAKGLILTSGKSTFVVGADIDQLATIKTAEDAFELVEDLKTSLRKLETSGKPVVAAITGTALGGGLELALACHYRIAIDSPKTKLGLPEVKLGLLPGGGGTQRLPRLVGIQKALELMTQGKELRPQQAVEIGVIHDTAKDNEELISKAKEWINNNPKASQPWDERGFKIPGGDSKHPKVVQVFSIAPAMANQKSHGNYPAITHILSSVFEGCLTDIDNGLKIESRYFVACALSDVSKNMINTLWTQLNNIKKGQSRPEGFERSKVSKVGILGAGMMGAGIAYVSAKAGMEVVLLDTSIEGAEKGKNYSTKLLDKAISRGRSTAEKKQALLDKIKTTTSYEDLEGCDLIIEAVFEDIDVKAACTRNAEAVIPETAVYASNTSTLPITELAKASKRPNQFIGLHFFSPVDKMPLVEIIVGEETDDATLAKGFDYVGQIAKTPIVVNDSRGFYTSRVFGTYVSEGIAMLAEGIHPRSIEVAGLKAGMPMPPLALQDEVSLSLSLHVMQQTKRALEAEGKTFTAHPAMPVVEKMVNELGREGKKVGKGFYDYPENGEKRLWPELTNLYPTKEAQPSQQDLVDRLLYVQANETAKCYEENVVRSVADANVGSIFGWGFAPNQGGTLQFINSVGVKKFVERSRELAAAYGERFEPANILVEMAEKGQEFIDE; translated from the coding sequence ATGAGTACAAACAGCGTAAACGCCATTAATGCATTAAATAATTTCTCTGCAGAAGCAGACAACGGCATCATCACCGTTACCATCGATCAAAGCGATCGTAAAATGAATGTGATTGGCGATGGCTTCAATGAAGCATTTGCCACTTTGACCGATGCTTTTATCAGTGATGAAGAAGCCAAGGGCCTAATTTTAACTTCCGGTAAATCAACCTTTGTGGTCGGTGCCGATATCGATCAATTGGCCACTATCAAAACCGCAGAAGACGCTTTTGAGTTGGTAGAAGATTTAAAAACCAGCCTGCGTAAGTTAGAAACGTCAGGCAAACCAGTCGTAGCCGCCATTACCGGTACCGCCTTGGGTGGTGGTTTAGAATTGGCTTTGGCCTGTCATTACCGCATTGCTATTGATTCACCAAAGACCAAACTGGGTCTGCCAGAAGTGAAATTAGGTCTATTGCCAGGCGGTGGCGGTACTCAGCGTCTGCCACGTCTAGTAGGTATTCAAAAAGCACTAGAGTTAATGACTCAAGGCAAAGAGCTTCGTCCTCAGCAAGCTGTTGAAATTGGTGTTATCCATGATACAGCCAAAGACAACGAAGAGCTTATCAGTAAGGCTAAAGAATGGATCAACAACAACCCTAAAGCTAGCCAGCCTTGGGATGAAAGAGGTTTCAAAATTCCAGGAGGGGATAGTAAGCATCCTAAAGTGGTTCAGGTCTTCTCAATTGCGCCGGCCATGGCCAATCAAAAATCGCATGGCAATTATCCCGCCATCACGCACATTTTATCGAGTGTGTTTGAGGGCTGTTTAACCGACATCGATAATGGCCTCAAAATTGAGTCGCGTTATTTTGTGGCTTGTGCCTTATCTGATGTGTCTAAAAACATGATCAACACCCTTTGGACACAGCTGAATAATATTAAAAAAGGTCAGTCACGTCCTGAAGGATTTGAGCGCTCTAAAGTAAGCAAAGTAGGTATCCTTGGCGCTGGCATGATGGGCGCTGGCATTGCTTATGTTTCTGCCAAAGCGGGTATGGAGGTTGTGCTTTTAGATACCTCTATTGAAGGCGCGGAAAAAGGTAAAAACTATTCTACCAAGCTATTAGACAAGGCCATTAGCCGTGGTCGTTCAACGGCTGAAAAGAAACAAGCTTTACTGGATAAAATTAAGACCACTACATCTTATGAAGACCTAGAAGGTTGTGACTTAATTATTGAAGCCGTGTTTGAGGACATCGACGTTAAAGCGGCTTGTACTCGCAATGCTGAAGCAGTTATTCCAGAAACAGCCGTTTATGCCTCTAACACCTCAACATTACCGATTACTGAATTGGCCAAAGCCAGCAAACGTCCTAACCAGTTCATCGGTCTACATTTCTTCTCTCCGGTAGATAAGATGCCTTTGGTTGAAATTATTGTGGGTGAAGAGACGGATGACGCCACCTTAGCTAAAGGCTTTGATTATGTGGGTCAAATCGCTAAGACCCCAATCGTAGTCAATGACAGTCGCGGCTTCTATACTTCTCGTGTGTTTGGTACCTATGTCTCAGAAGGTATTGCAATGTTGGCCGAAGGTATTCACCCCCGTAGCATCGAAGTTGCCGGTTTAAAAGCGGGTATGCCAATGCCACCATTGGCCCTACAGGATGAGGTTTCATTAAGCTTGTCACTGCATGTTATGCAGCAGACAAAGCGTGCTTTAGAAGCCGAAGGTAAAACCTTTACCGCGCATCCTGCCATGCCAGTTGTTGAAAAAATGGTAAATGAGCTAGGACGTGAAGGTAAGAAGGTTGGCAAAGGTTTCTATGATTATCCAGAAAATGGTGAAAAACGCTTATGGCCTGAGCTGACCAACCTTTATCCAACCAAAGAGGCTCAACCTTCACAACAAGACTTAGTTGACCGTTTACTGTACGTTCAAGCCAATGAGACTGCCAAATGTTACGAGGAAAATGTGGTACGTTCAGTTGCCGATGCTAACGTTGGCTCTATCTTCGGTTGGGGCTTTGCACCAAACCAAGGCGGTACGCTGCAGTTTATTAACTCAGTAGGTGTTAAAAAGTTCGTTGAGCGTAGCCGTGAGCTTGCTGCAGCCTACGGCGAGCGTTTTGAACCCGCTAACATTTTAGTAGAAATGGCTGAAAAAGGTCAGGAGTTTATCGATGAGTAG
- a CDS encoding LysR substrate-binding domain-containing protein codes for MQLKRLTAFHTVAQLKSFSDAVSVTQLSQPTLSRLIKQLEDDIGVELIDRYHRPLQLTPAGRFFYEKVDTILKELDSSITLTQKMAHPPDTLNIGFVPSVLYGLLPTIISRLKQRLPNLAVHLKDISSFKQVSALKSGEIDVGFGRFAHDDPNIKQLLLRHERYVAALPNSHALAHHQIIHLSQLQDSRVILYHQTHLPAVSTDPSNSLEADSPAQISEPLLHLFAKQSALPHQTTFVSDIQIALGLVAAGEGVTLVPDSLKSVRTEQIRYRKLIHEDATSPIYLCALQNPTHPALEIMLEVIYQLYEERGVTYRRVQ; via the coding sequence ATGCAATTAAAGAGACTGACAGCTTTTCATACAGTGGCACAGCTAAAAAGCTTTAGTGACGCGGTGTCAGTCACTCAATTGTCTCAGCCAACTTTAAGTCGATTAATTAAGCAATTAGAAGATGATATCGGCGTAGAGCTGATTGACCGTTATCATCGGCCACTACAGTTAACGCCTGCTGGGAGGTTCTTTTACGAAAAAGTAGACACTATTCTAAAGGAATTGGACAGTAGTATTACTCTAACTCAAAAAATGGCGCACCCACCGGATACACTGAATATAGGGTTTGTGCCCTCAGTATTGTATGGTTTACTGCCCACTATTATTTCACGGCTTAAGCAGCGTCTGCCGAACTTAGCAGTGCATCTAAAGGACATCAGCTCTTTTAAGCAAGTCAGTGCTCTAAAGTCTGGTGAAATTGATGTGGGCTTTGGCCGCTTTGCTCATGACGATCCCAACATCAAGCAGTTGTTATTGCGCCATGAGCGTTATGTGGCGGCCTTGCCTAATAGCCATGCGCTGGCTCACCACCAGATCATTCACTTGTCACAGCTACAAGACAGCCGTGTGATTTTATATCACCAGACCCACTTGCCTGCCGTCAGTACGGATCCCTCTAATAGCCTTGAGGCAGATAGCCCTGCTCAGATTAGTGAGCCGTTATTACATCTATTTGCCAAGCAGTCTGCTTTGCCGCATCAGACCACCTTTGTTAGTGACATTCAGATAGCACTGGGCTTAGTAGCTGCTGGTGAGGGAGTCACGCTTGTGCCTGATAGCTTAAAGTCGGTACGAACCGAACAGATTCGCTATCGTAAGTTAATCCATGAAGATGCCACCTCCCCGATATATTTGTGCGCTCTGCAAAATCCAACACATCCTGCCTTAGAAATCATGCTTGAGGTGATATATCAGCTTTATGAAGAACGCGGCGTCACTTACCGCCGAGTTCAATAA
- a CDS encoding CaiB/BaiF CoA transferase family protein: MSSALLDQMADCLQGIKVVDLTRNLPGPFATRLLADLGTQIVKIEPPQGDPAHAFGELFTALNHGKDTQKVDFRDEAGIEAIKEQIKDADVMLDSFRPGVLEATGLSAETLHALNPKLVMVSITGYGHADGEAVTHDWSQKAGHDINFMAMSGVLDQLKTADGGQAMPNIQFADLAGGSDTAVIALLAAVIAAKSTGKGRHINISMTHSLYHHMVMPKSTGKLIEQMTGKKPVPQYDFLGGLLPCYRLYKTSDDRYMAVGSLELKFWQGLCDVLELADLKNTHWQRGVLPNMPDSRAAMKTVAEKFASQPLSHWQQVFADTDVCVTPVLTLAEAQQHPLFAHQDQYGATAGWQVVS, translated from the coding sequence ATGAGTAGTGCACTACTAGATCAAATGGCTGATTGTCTTCAAGGCATTAAAGTAGTTGATTTAACACGTAATTTGCCTGGTCCCTTTGCGACTAGGCTATTGGCAGACCTTGGCACACAAATCGTTAAGATTGAGCCACCACAAGGCGATCCCGCTCATGCGTTTGGTGAGTTATTTACCGCCCTAAATCATGGTAAAGACACTCAAAAAGTCGATTTCCGTGATGAAGCTGGTATCGAAGCGATCAAAGAGCAGATAAAAGATGCCGATGTTATGCTCGACAGCTTTCGTCCTGGGGTCTTAGAAGCCACAGGATTGAGTGCAGAAACTTTACACGCACTTAATCCAAAGTTGGTTATGGTATCTATTACGGGCTATGGTCATGCAGATGGCGAGGCCGTAACTCACGACTGGAGTCAAAAAGCCGGTCACGATATTAACTTTATGGCGATGAGTGGTGTGCTCGACCAGTTAAAGACAGCGGATGGCGGGCAAGCCATGCCTAACATTCAGTTTGCTGATCTAGCAGGGGGTAGTGATACCGCAGTGATAGCACTATTGGCAGCAGTTATTGCTGCCAAATCCACGGGCAAAGGTCGTCACATTAATATCAGTATGACCCACAGCTTATACCATCATATGGTGATGCCAAAGTCTACCGGTAAGCTTATCGAGCAGATGACGGGTAAAAAACCGGTTCCTCAGTATGACTTCTTAGGAGGTCTGTTGCCTTGCTATCGTTTATACAAGACGTCAGATGACCGTTACATGGCAGTAGGCTCGCTTGAGCTTAAATTTTGGCAGGGGCTTTGTGATGTACTGGAGTTAGCGGATTTAAAAAATACGCATTGGCAACGTGGGGTATTACCGAACATGCCAGACAGCCGTGCGGCCATGAAGACCGTGGCTGAGAAATTTGCAAGCCAGCCCTTATCGCATTGGCAACAAGTCTTTGCTGACACTGATGTTTGCGTAACCCCGGTACTTACGCTTGCAGAAGCACAACAACACCCCTTATTTGCCCATCAAGATCAGTATGGTGCTACTGCAGGTTGGCAAGTGGTGAGTTAG
- a CDS encoding acyl-CoA dehydrogenase family protein has product MSIDTFKSNWMTEEHEMVYESALKMFQSWEDKDEQWRENGKIDREAWNEAGEMGFLCASMPEEYGGGGGDFGHEAAILLAQAQANQAGFGGMVHSGIVAPYILKHGTEEQRKAWIPKLATGEYVGAIAMTEPTTGSDLQAIKTYAVKDGDDYIINGSKTFITNGQHANLIVLACKTDREKGAQGVSLIVVETDGLEGFERGRNLKKTGLSAQDTSELFFSNVRVPQKNLLGSVEGLGFIQMMQELPQERLIIALTGCGAIKLALELTLDYVKQREAFGRPIWKFQNTRFKLAEVQADYLAVRALCDSAVEAMIEGKLTAPQASLIKYWVTEKQCKVIDECLQLFGGYGYMSEYPIARMYADARVQKIYGGTNEIMKELASRFM; this is encoded by the coding sequence ATGAGCATTGATACTTTTAAAAGCAATTGGATGACTGAAGAACATGAAATGGTATATGAAAGTGCCTTAAAAATGTTCCAAAGTTGGGAAGATAAAGATGAGCAGTGGCGTGAAAACGGCAAGATTGACCGTGAAGCGTGGAATGAAGCAGGTGAGATGGGCTTTTTATGTGCCTCAATGCCAGAAGAGTACGGCGGTGGCGGTGGTGACTTCGGTCATGAAGCTGCTATTCTTTTGGCTCAAGCACAAGCCAACCAAGCCGGTTTTGGCGGTATGGTTCACTCAGGTATCGTGGCACCTTATATTTTAAAGCATGGTACTGAAGAGCAAAGAAAAGCTTGGATTCCTAAATTGGCTACCGGCGAATATGTGGGCGCCATTGCCATGACTGAGCCAACCACAGGCTCTGACTTACAAGCAATTAAAACCTATGCAGTTAAAGATGGTGACGACTACATCATTAATGGGTCTAAAACTTTCATCACTAATGGTCAACATGCCAACCTAATCGTATTGGCTTGTAAAACAGACCGTGAGAAGGGCGCACAGGGCGTTTCATTAATCGTGGTTGAAACAGATGGTTTAGAAGGGTTTGAGCGTGGCCGTAATCTTAAGAAAACCGGTTTATCCGCTCAAGATACCTCAGAGCTATTCTTTAGTAATGTCCGTGTACCACAAAAGAACTTATTAGGCAGCGTCGAAGGACTTGGCTTTATCCAAATGATGCAAGAGTTGCCTCAAGAGCGTCTGATTATTGCGTTAACCGGTTGCGGTGCTATTAAACTGGCGTTAGAGCTGACCCTTGACTATGTTAAACAGCGTGAGGCGTTTGGTCGTCCTATTTGGAAATTCCAAAACACCCGCTTTAAATTAGCGGAAGTACAAGCCGATTATTTAGCGGTACGTGCGCTATGTGACTCTGCTGTTGAGGCCATGATTGAGGGCAAACTTACTGCACCACAAGCCTCATTAATCAAATACTGGGTCACTGAAAAGCAGTGTAAAGTAATCGATGAGTGCTTACAGTTATTCGGTGGTTATGGTTATATGAGCGAATATCCAATCGCTCGTATGTACGCAGATGCTCGTGTACAGAAGATCTACGGTGGTACTAACGAGATTATGAAAGAGTTGGCTTCTCGCTTTATGTAG
- a CDS encoding NRAMP family divalent metal transporter produces the protein MSTSSTHSAQSSAQSNVGFNWKNFGPGILLATAAIGGSHLISSTQAGALYGWQLAIMIILANFFKYPFFKFGTDYVYETGDSLVAGYAKKSKLYLWAFFILSLAASVISTGAVALLAAVILGFMLPESWGLSTTTLSLIVMGVTWIFLILGHYKMLDKLTKWIMVALTLATLAAVIIAAGKPTAIAPDFVATSPWNMATLAFIVALMGWMPAPLEFSAINSMWISAKVKNDHTTHRQGLIDFNVGFIATSILALLFLALGVYVQYGSGVEIQTQGGAYVDQLINMYTATIGEWSRLLVAFIAFMVMFGTTITCADGYGRVNAESWRLIKGDMEVSQKQILVWTTYCAWGGFILITFFTGQLGAMLKFAMITAFVSAPIFGWLNYSLAKNHQKLSPIMNLYSISGLIFLGGIALLFMAQLMGFID, from the coding sequence ATGAGCACCTCTTCTACTCATTCAGCCCAAAGTTCAGCCCAAAGTAACGTTGGATTCAATTGGAAAAACTTTGGCCCTGGTATTTTATTAGCCACCGCAGCCATTGGTGGCTCGCATTTAATCTCATCGACCCAAGCCGGTGCATTATACGGCTGGCAACTAGCGATTATGATTATTTTGGCTAACTTCTTTAAATATCCGTTCTTTAAATTCGGTACGGACTATGTCTATGAGACCGGCGACTCTTTGGTAGCAGGCTATGCTAAAAAGTCAAAGTTATATCTTTGGGCGTTCTTTATCTTATCTTTAGCAGCATCGGTCATCAGTACCGGTGCCGTCGCCCTATTAGCCGCAGTTATCCTAGGCTTTATGTTGCCAGAAAGTTGGGGCTTATCTACCACGACCTTGTCTTTAATAGTGATGGGTGTGACTTGGATATTCTTGATCCTCGGTCACTATAAGATGCTCGATAAGTTGACCAAATGGATTATGGTGGCATTGACCTTGGCAACCTTAGCGGCAGTTATCATTGCTGCTGGCAAGCCTACCGCCATTGCGCCTGACTTTGTCGCCACTTCCCCTTGGAATATGGCGACCCTAGCCTTTATCGTGGCTCTTATGGGTTGGATGCCAGCACCGCTTGAGTTTTCAGCCATTAACTCTATGTGGATTTCTGCTAAAGTTAAAAATGATCACACCACGCACCGCCAAGGTTTAATCGACTTTAATGTCGGCTTTATTGCCACCTCTATTTTGGCCTTATTATTCTTAGCATTGGGCGTATATGTGCAGTACGGTTCTGGGGTGGAAATTCAAACTCAAGGCGGCGCCTATGTCGACCAGTTGATTAATATGTATACGGCCACCATTGGTGAATGGTCAAGATTGCTAGTCGCTTTTATTGCCTTTATGGTTATGTTTGGTACCACCATCACCTGTGCCGATGGCTATGGCCGAGTTAACGCTGAAAGCTGGCGCTTAATCAAAGGCGATATGGAAGTGTCACAGAAGCAAATTTTGGTGTGGACCACTTACTGTGCTTGGGGCGGGTTTATTCTCATTACCTTCTTTACCGGCCAGCTTGGTGCCATGCTTAAATTCGCGATGATTACCGCCTTTGTCTCTGCCCCTATCTTTGGGTGGTTAAACTATTCATTGGCCAAAAATCATCAAAAATTATCACCTATTATGAATTTGTATAGTATTTCAGGTTTGATTTTCTTAGGGGGTATTGCTTTGTTATTTATGGCACAGTTGATGGGCTTTATTGACTAA
- a CDS encoding TetR/AcrR family transcriptional regulator translates to MSNKPVTSKAKTDGLNETDVVDNKTLAPLSKMRPATLDNIEKAVHQLFAGENAQEVTMIQIAKTANVSLQTLYKYFGDKQTVFHTIMDRVLGRLAVRMMDHLQGIDSVEDRLRKTLWVVFDFVDSHPDAITVLTSVSATDIRKISIYENEELITAFTSVLADGQSRGVLNDNVPLYVLFDVFMGFVMRIGTMQVIRKSTTPLTANFDDLFQILWRAISKPNAS, encoded by the coding sequence ATGAGCAACAAACCTGTTACTTCTAAAGCCAAAACCGACGGTTTGAATGAAACTGATGTGGTAGACAATAAAACATTAGCCCCTTTATCTAAAATGCGCCCTGCCACCTTAGACAATATCGAAAAAGCAGTACATCAACTATTTGCTGGAGAGAATGCGCAAGAAGTCACCATGATTCAGATCGCAAAAACCGCAAACGTGTCTTTGCAAACCTTATATAAATACTTTGGTGATAAACAGACGGTGTTTCATACCATTATGGATAGAGTGCTTGGCCGGCTTGCGGTGCGTATGATGGACCACTTGCAGGGCATCGACAGTGTAGAAGATAGGCTTAGAAAGACGTTATGGGTAGTGTTTGATTTTGTAGACAGTCACCCCGATGCGATAACAGTACTGACCTCAGTATCTGCGACGGACATTCGCAAAATATCGATTTATGAAAATGAAGAGCTTATTACAGCATTTACCAGTGTGCTAGCAGACGGCCAAAGCCGCGGGGTATTAAATGACAATGTGCCGCTATACGTATTATTTGATGTGTTTATGGGGTTTGTGATGCGTATTGGCACCATGCAGGTGATTAGAAAGTCCACTACTCCTTTAACAGCTAATTTTGATGATTTATTTCAAATACTATGGCGGGCGATTTCCAAGCCAAACGCCTCGTAG
- a CDS encoding NRAMP family divalent metal transporter, with the protein MSEVSPNKEKLNWRIFGPGILLATGAVGGSHLISSTQAGALYGWQLAIMIILANFFKYPFFKFSTDYVYDTGESLIAGYAKKSMVYLWVYTILLLASAVISVGAVALLTSVILQFMLPEGLMSITLVSLLVMGVSWLFLVLGHYKLLDQFNKWIMAALIITTILAVFIAAGKPIARVPDFVEMSPWNMASLGFIVALMGWMPAPLEFAAMTSMWTKEKVKTDHTTHRQGLIDFNAGYISSAILALFFLALGVFVQYGSGAEIEMQGGAYIGQLINMYTATIGDWSKSLVAFVAFMVMFGTTVACADGYGRSLAESTRLIKGGAEASNKQILFWTTYTVLGGFIVITFFQGQLGSMLKFAMISAFVLAPVFGWLNYSLIKSQKQLSTGMTVYSISGLIFLAAVALLFMAQLTGLIA; encoded by the coding sequence ATGAGCGAAGTATCTCCTAACAAGGAAAAGCTAAACTGGCGAATTTTTGGGCCAGGTATCTTATTGGCAACAGGGGCAGTGGGTGGTTCTCACTTAATCTCATCGACCCAAGCCGGGGCACTATACGGCTGGCAATTGGCGATTATGATTATCTTAGCCAACTTCTTTAAATATCCCTTTTTTAAATTTAGCACAGACTATGTCTATGACACAGGTGAGTCGCTCATTGCGGGCTACGCCAAGAAGTCTATGGTTTATTTGTGGGTATACACCATACTGCTATTGGCTTCGGCGGTAATTAGCGTTGGCGCAGTGGCATTATTAACCTCTGTTATTTTACAGTTCATGTTACCTGAAGGATTAATGTCCATCACTCTGGTCTCGCTATTAGTAATGGGTGTGTCTTGGTTGTTTTTGGTGCTAGGCCATTACAAATTGCTGGACCAGTTTAATAAGTGGATTATGGCAGCGCTTATTATCACTACAATCTTGGCGGTGTTTATTGCTGCTGGCAAGCCAATTGCCAGAGTCCCCGACTTCGTAGAAATGTCACCTTGGAATATGGCTTCTTTAGGATTTATTGTGGCGTTAATGGGCTGGATGCCTGCACCACTTGAATTTGCCGCCATGACCTCGATGTGGACCAAAGAAAAAGTAAAAACCGACCACACCACGCACAGACAAGGCTTAATTGATTTCAATGCTGGTTATATCTCAAGTGCTATTTTGGCATTGTTTTTCTTGGCTTTGGGGGTATTTGTTCAGTACGGTTCTGGCGCTGAAATTGAGATGCAAGGTGGGGCTTATATTGGTCAGCTGATTAATATGTATACCGCCACCATTGGCGACTGGTCTAAATCATTGGTGGCCTTTGTGGCCTTTATGGTGATGTTTGGCACAACCGTGGCCTGTGCGGATGGTTATGGTCGCTCATTGGCGGAAAGTACGCGTCTTATCAAAGGCGGTGCTGAGGCGAGCAATAAGCAAATCTTATTTTGGACCACTTACACTGTATTGGGCGGCTTTATTGTGATCACTTTCTTCCAAGGTCAGCTTGGTAGCATGTTGAAGTTTGCCATGATTTCAGCCTTTGTGTTGGCTCCGGTATTTGGCTGGCTTAACTACTCATTAATCAAAAGCCAAAAACAGCTGTCAACGGGCATGACTGTTTATAGTATTTCTGGACTTATTTTTCTAGCAGCTGTGGCTCTATTATTTATGGCCCAGCTAACCGGTTTAATCGCTTAA
- a CDS encoding acetyl-CoA C-acetyltransferase gives MTEVAYIYDAIRTPRGKGKKDGSLHQASPIWLVRTLLKEMQQRHNLDTSLVDDIVLGCVTPVGEQGSDIARIAAIDAEWHESVAGLTLSRFCASGLESINLAATKVMSGMEDLVVAGGVESMSRVPMGSDGGAWYMDPRVNVSTQFAPQGVGADAIATLRGFTREDVDAFATESHRRAAAAWENGYYNKSVVPVTDINGLLLLDKDETIRPNTSVETLAKLNPSFAMPGKMGFDSVILDKYTTIEDINHVHHAGNSSGIVDGSALCLVGSRAAGEKAGLKPRAKITMASVIGSEPTIMLTGPTPACQKALDKAGMTAADIDLWEINEAFAAVPMNTAADFGVSLDKVNVNGGAIAMGHPLGATGAMLVTTVLDELERRDLNTAMITLCVGGGMGIATIIERV, from the coding sequence ATGACTGAAGTTGCCTATATTTATGACGCCATTCGCACCCCTCGTGGCAAAGGTAAGAAAGATGGATCTTTACATCAAGCCTCACCAATTTGGCTGGTTCGCACGCTATTAAAAGAGATGCAACAGCGCCACAACTTAGATACTAGTTTAGTAGACGATATCGTATTAGGCTGTGTCACCCCAGTTGGTGAGCAAGGCTCTGATATTGCCCGTATTGCTGCTATCGATGCCGAGTGGCATGAAAGCGTGGCCGGGTTAACTCTGTCACGCTTTTGTGCGTCTGGACTAGAGTCAATCAATTTAGCCGCTACCAAAGTCATGTCTGGTATGGAAGATTTGGTAGTTGCCGGTGGTGTAGAGTCTATGAGCCGTGTGCCAATGGGCTCAGATGGCGGTGCTTGGTATATGGATCCCCGTGTCAACGTTTCTACCCAGTTTGCGCCACAAGGTGTTGGCGCTGATGCCATTGCAACCTTGCGTGGTTTTACTCGTGAAGATGTGGATGCTTTTGCCACTGAATCCCACAGAAGAGCGGCTGCCGCTTGGGAAAATGGCTATTACAATAAGTCAGTGGTTCCTGTCACCGATATTAATGGTCTTTTATTATTAGACAAAGACGAGACCATTCGTCCAAATACCTCTGTCGAAACCCTAGCTAAATTAAACCCTTCATTCGCAATGCCTGGCAAGATGGGCTTTGATAGCGTAATTTTAGATAAATACACTACGATTGAAGACATCAATCACGTTCACCATGCGGGTAACTCTTCAGGTATCGTTGATGGGTCAGCTTTGTGCTTAGTAGGTAGTAGAGCCGCTGGCGAGAAAGCCGGTCTGAAGCCACGTGCCAAGATTACCATGGCCTCTGTTATTGGTTCAGAGCCTACTATTATGTTAACCGGTCCAACCCCAGCTTGTCAGAAAGCCCTAGATAAAGCGGGCATGACCGCTGCTGATATTGATCTTTGGGAAATTAACGAAGCCTTTGCTGCGGTACCAATGAATACCGCGGCTGACTTTGGCGTCTCCTTAGACAAAGTGAACGTTAATGGCGGCGCTATCGCCATGGGTCATCCGTTAGGGGCCACAGGCGCTATGCTAGTGACTACCGTACTGGATGAACTAGAACGCCGTGACTTAAATACCGCTATGATCACGCTGTGTGTGGGTGGTGGTATGGGTATTGCGACTATTATTGAGCGTGTTTAA